TTACTCAGCAGCAAATTCATTTAAAGCATTTTCGAATGCATCTAATTTAGTTGCTACATCTGCTTCACTAGTTCCAATCGTACCAACGTAGAACTTAATTTTTGGTTCAGTTCCTGAAGGCCGAATAGCGATCCAAGTTTCATCTGCTAACAAGTACTTCAATACATTAGATGTTGGCAACGCCATTTTTTCTTGATGACCATCAGCATAAGTCTTCGTCTGTTGAGCAAAGTCTTCCACTGCACTGATTTTAACGCCATTAAATTCTGCTGGTTGTTCTTCGCGGAACTTCGTCATTAATTTAGCCATCTTATCGGCACCACTAATACCATCAAAGGTTTGAGAAACTGTCTTTTCAGCATAATAACCATACTTCTTGAATAAGTCTTGCAAGCCATCATACAATGTCTTACCTTGTTTTTGGTAATAAGCCGCAATTTCAGCCAACAAAAGTAAGCCTTGAATTGCATCCTTATCACGTACGAATGGTCGAATCAATGAACCATAACTTTCTTCAAAGCCAAACATGTAAGTATGACTGTGATCTTGCTCGTATTGCTTGATCTTTTCACCAATAAACTTGAAGCCAGTTAGAACGTCTAGCATTTCAACATTATAATTATGCGCAATTTGCGTTGCTAATTCCGTTGAAACGATCGACTTGATTGCCACCGCATTAGCCGGTAAAGTGCCGGCATTTTGGTTAGCACGTAAAATGTAATCCAACATCAATGCTGCAATCTGATTACCGTTTAATAAACGATACTCGCCATCTGGTTGGCGCACCGCGGTACCTAAACGATCAGCGTCAGGATCAGTGGCTACCAAAATATCCGCATTTTCCCGCTTACCCAATTCGATTGCCATATCAAAGGCCTGTGGAAATTCTGGATTAGGGAACGGTACCGTTGGAAATTCTGGATCAGCGATCGCCTGTTTAGCGACTAACTTAAATTGCGTAAAGCCAGCGTTCCGCAAGGCTTGTGCACCTAACATTTTCCCAGTACCATGCAATGGTGAGTAAACTAATTTTAATTTGGGTCCGATTTCATCAACTAAATCCTGATTGATCGTAACTTTTTTGATGTTAGCTAAATAAGCTTCATCAACATCTTCCCCGATCATCGTCATTAATTTTGCTGTCCGCAAATCGTGCTCATCAACGACCGCAATGCCAAATAAATCGGCAGCTTTACGCACATAACTGGTAATCAAATCGGCTTCCTTAGGTGGCATTTGGCCGCCATCAGGACCGTAAATTTTATAACCGTTATATTGTTTAGGATTGTGACTTGCTGTGATCATGATACCCGCATAAGTTTCCAAGTGCCGGACCGCAAAGGATAATTCTGGGGTTGGCCGTAAACCATCGAAGACAAAGCTTGGGATCTTATGTGCACCTAAAACCCGTGCTGCTTCGTGGGCAAATAATTCGGAATTATACCGTGAATCAAAACTGATTGCGACACCACGTTGTTTAGTTGCCGCGTCCAACGTATCCATAAATAGGGCTAAGCCTTCAGTTGCTTGGCGAATCGTATAAATGTTCATCCGATTGATACCAGGCCCCATCACACCACGCATTCCTGCCGTGCCAAATTCCATTGGTGCGTAAAATGCATCCTCTAATTGTTCTTGATCAGTGGTTCCTGTTAATTCTTTTTTCAAATCAGCATCTAACTCAGGATAAGCTACCCAAGTTTGATATGTATCTTGCCATGCCAATCGCTTCATCTCCTCACAGTTATTCATCAATAGTATACTACAAACGACAGCGCTTCACTAAACTAACTTAAGTCGACTTAATCAAATTTTCATATACCAGTTATTGGTCTAGTCCAAAGATTAAGTGGGAATGATTAAGCCAATCTTATTTGAACAATGTTTCCATGAAAACGGCTTAGGTCAAAAAAGTGCAAAAAAGTAGTAGCAGAATTCTCATTCTGCCACTACCTATTTTTATTTTACGGATGCTTCATGTTTCACTTTATCATCTAATTCTTGAATATAGTTAAAGGCTTGTTGTCCAGCAACGCCACCATCACCAACAGCCGTTGTAATCTGACGTAGATCTTTTTGACGTACATCGCCAATGGCAAAAATGCCAGGTACTGCAGTACGCATATGTTCGTCAGTAACAACCCAACCTTTTTCGTCTAAAATGTTTAAATTTTGGAAACCGTCAGTCAAAGCGTCGATTCCAACGTAGATAAAGGCACCACTAGCAGGAAGAACATGTTCTTCACCAGTAACTTTATCTGTGTAACGAACGCCAGTCACCTTTTGTTCGTCGCCAAGGACTTCTTCCGTATTGGCATTCCAAACAAATTCAATCTTGTCGTTGTCAAAAGCACGCTGTTGAATAATCTTTTGCGCGCGTAATTGGTCACGCCGATGAATAATTGTTACCTTAGAAGCTAATTGGGCTAAATATAGGCCTTCTTCAACCGCAGAATCGCCACCGCCAATAACAGCAACTTCACGATTCTTAAAGAATGCACCGTCACATACGGCACAGTACGAAACACCACGGCCACTATATTCTTGTTCGCCAGGTACACCTAATTTACGATGATCCGCACCAGTTGCGATAACCACTGCTTTGGCTTGGTAATCACCATCATCGGTGTGAATCAATTTATATTCACCCTGGTCTTCAACATTAGTCACGTTCCCGTAAACGTATTCTGCGCCAAATTGTGTCGCGCCATCATACATATTCTGCGCTAAATCGGGACCTAAAATTGACTTAAAGCCAGGATAGTTTTCAATTTCAGCGGTGTTATTCATCTGACCACCATAAATACCGCGATCAAGGATGATCACTGAAAGGTTTGACCGTGATGCGTATAAAGCTGCGGTCAAACCACCAGGACCAGCACCGATCACAACAACATCTGCCTGTTTCGTCATTCTCATTCCTCCGTCTCTACTCCACAATTAAGGTAAATAATTAGTAAAAACCACTAATTATTTCTGATGTTTCGGGCGATGTCCATTCAACTAAAGCAAAGTCCGCTAAGTTGAAACATGGCTCTACTCCACAATTAAGGTAAATAATTAGCAAAGACCACTAATTATTCCCAATGTTCCGGACGATGTCCATTCAACTAAAGCAAAGTCCGCTAAGTTGAAGCATGGCTCTACTTCACAATTAAGGTAAATAATTAGTAAAAGCTACTACCTATTGCGTTCATGAACAATGTCCGTTCTTGTGGCAAAACCATGCTGTAGACAACATCGCTCTTACAAATCTATGTTCTCATCATACGCTGAGATTTTCGGAAAGTCTAGCGTTCTGCTTACTTTTAGTTAGAAGTTACCTTGTTCATGGTGCAACTGGGATAATAGATCCGTTGCTTCGTGCTTAAATTCTTGCTGTCCGCTAGCTAAGTAACCTTTGACATATTCTAAACTGCGCTTGAACTCATTCATAAAGGCATAGCAGTTAGCTAAGAAATATTGAATTTCTGGGTGATGCTCACCATAATGCAAATTCAGCTTTTCCAAACGCTGAATCGCTTCATTATAACGATTATCATATTGTAGGCAGATTGCCAATTGGCAGTTAGCAAATACATAATCATCATCGGTATGTGCTAGTGTCTGTGCACGTTCCAAATACGTAATTGCCTTCTTGTAATTGCTTTTCGAAAAAGCAGTCATGCCTAAATTAAAATAAAACTCGCACGATGGTAGAAACGAAATAACTTCACCCATGGCGTTTTGTCTCCCCCTTTAAATGCATTCATCCGTTGAAAGTACATTGATTATAGCATTAAATATCACAACTAACACTTAGAAAATTTCTCATTGATTTCTTAGATAATGCCAAAAAAAGCGTTTCAGTTCGATCGGCGCAACGTGCGCCACCAAACTTAGGCTGTGTTTAAAAAACAGATTTTACCACTCATTTAGTCTAGACATGGTTGAAAAAATACTGTCACTTGTTTTCGACAACACTTTTTGGCAAATAGCAGATTTAATGTTTAATTGTTAAACAGCACTTGCTTCCCGTTGTTGGTTGAACTAAGCCAATTCCATTTTACCTGCGCGTTTCATTAACGTAGCAATCTCAGTACCAATATCTTTTTGCTCATACAAAACATGATAAATTGCAGTTGTGATTGGCATATCAACATGCTTTTGTTGTGCTAACTCGTAAGCAGCTTTAGTAGTTGCCACGCCTTCAACGACCATACCCATATTTTTCAATACGGCAGCCAAAGATTCACCTTGACCTAACTGGTTGCCAGCGCGCCAATTCCGCGAATGGACACTGGTACAAGTGACGATTAAATCACCAACGCCTGATAAACCGATAAACGTCAATGGCTCAGCGCCAAAAGCCACTCCTAAGCGACTGATTTCTGCTAACCCCCGGGTCATCAAAGCTGCCTTCGTGTTATCACCATAACCTAAACCATGTAAAGCACCAGCACCGATCGCAATTACATTTTTTAAGGCTGCGCCCATTTCAACACCGATAACGTCGGTGTTCGTATAAACGCGGAAATAATC
This is a stretch of genomic DNA from Loigolactobacillus coryniformis subsp. coryniformis KCTC 3167 = DSM 20001. It encodes these proteins:
- a CDS encoding phospho-sugar mutase, whose translation is MAWQDTYQTWVAYPELDADLKKELTGTTDQEQLEDAFYAPMEFGTAGMRGVMGPGINRMNIYTIRQATEGLALFMDTLDAATKQRGVAISFDSRYNSELFAHEAARVLGAHKIPSFVFDGLRPTPELSFAVRHLETYAGIMITASHNPKQYNGYKIYGPDGGQMPPKEADLITSYVRKAADLFGIAVVDEHDLRTAKLMTMIGEDVDEAYLANIKKVTINQDLVDEIGPKLKLVYSPLHGTGKMLGAQALRNAGFTQFKLVAKQAIADPEFPTVPFPNPEFPQAFDMAIELGKRENADILVATDPDADRLGTAVRQPDGEYRLLNGNQIAALMLDYILRANQNAGTLPANAVAIKSIVSTELATQIAHNYNVEMLDVLTGFKFIGEKIKQYEQDHSHTYMFGFEESYGSLIRPFVRDKDAIQGLLLLAEIAAYYQKQGKTLYDGLQDLFKKYGYYAEKTVSQTFDGISGADKMAKLMTKFREEQPAEFNGVKISAVEDFAQQTKTYADGHQEKMALPTSNVLKYLLADETWIAIRPSGTEPKIKFYVGTIGTSEADVATKLDAFENALNEFAAE
- the trxB gene encoding thioredoxin-disulfide reductase; its protein translation is MTKQADVVVIGAGPGGLTAALYASRSNLSVIILDRGIYGGQMNNTAEIENYPGFKSILGPDLAQNMYDGATQFGAEYVYGNVTNVEDQGEYKLIHTDDGDYQAKAVVIATGADHRKLGVPGEQEYSGRGVSYCAVCDGAFFKNREVAVIGGGDSAVEEGLYLAQLASKVTIIHRRDQLRAQKIIQQRAFDNDKIEFVWNANTEEVLGDEQKVTGVRYTDKVTGEEHVLPASGAFIYVGIDALTDGFQNLNILDEKGWVVTDEHMRTAVPGIFAIGDVRQKDLRQITTAVGDGGVAGQQAFNYIQELDDKVKHEASVK
- a CDS encoding tetratricopeptide repeat protein, with protein sequence MGEVISFLPSCEFYFNLGMTAFSKSNYKKAITYLERAQTLAHTDDDYVFANCQLAICLQYDNRYNEAIQRLEKLNLHYGEHHPEIQYFLANCYAFMNEFKRSLEYVKGYLASGQQEFKHEATDLLSQLHHEQGNF